A part of Ooceraea biroi isolate clonal line C1 chromosome 10, Obir_v5.4, whole genome shotgun sequence genomic DNA contains:
- the LOC105278436 gene encoding E3 ubiquitin-protein ligase parkin yields MSFLFDLLRNAFLGMLQLLWFGKRKISNSLSIYIKTNTGSTLSVELDPKWDIKNLKEIVAPRMGMAPENIKIIFAGKELHNSTIIEECDLGQQSILHAVRTPNRMPNKRQSTASLIEESTSETSDVNDSGSKPMNETLMDLPLDESDQHNLPAEEQQENRAHFYVYCSAPCKDVKMGKLRVKCARCGSGAVTVDKDPQCWPDVLQPRRITVHCENDFCPVAANTLSEETESQVTYARFYFKCAKHPSLGENDEAVPLYLIKPNLSNVPCLACTDVRETVLVFPCEAGHVTCLDCFREYCTVRLHERRFEFDTSEGYYTLPCPAGCTNSFIREVHHFHLLDKEQYERYQRFSTEEYVLRAGGLLCPRPNCGMGIIPPPMKDDEECRRIQCISGCGYVFCRICLQGFHLGECELSTSEPSTSVFSSKHYSVDPLKADEAKWDEATKRTIQVSTKPCPKCRTPTEKAGGCMHMVCTRAGCDYQWCWVCQTGWTRECMGNHWFA; encoded by the exons ATGAGCtttttattcgatttattGAGAAACGCATTTCTCGGGATGTTGCAACTGTTGTGGTTCGGCAAGCGGAAGATATCGAACTCCCTGAGCATATACATCAAGACGAATACGGGGAGCACGCTCTCCGTTGAGTTAGACCCAAAATGGGATATAAAGAATCTGAAGGAGATTGTTGCGCCCCGAATGGGGATGGCGCCGgaaaatattaagattataTTTGCAGGTAAAGAACTGCATAATTCGACTATAATAGAG GAATGCGACTTGGGTCAGCAAAGTATCTTACACGCAGTGCGGACACCTAATAGGATGCCTAATAAAAGACAGAGCACTGCAAGTCTCATAGAGGAATCCACGTCAGAGACGTCCGATGTGAACGACAGCGGTAGCAAGCCTATGAACGAGACGCTTATGGATCTGCCGTTGGACGAGTCGGATCAACATAATTTGCCCGCGGAAG AGCAGCAGGAAAATCGAGCACACTTTTACGTATACTGCTCGGCACCGTGTAAAGATGTGAAAATGGGTAAACTGAGGGTCAAGTGTGCGAGATGCGGCAGTGGCGCTGTCACCGTCGATAAAGATCCCCAATGTTGGCCAGACGTGCTGCAGCCGAGGAGGATAACTGTGCATTGTGAGAACGACTTTTGCCCTGTAGCTGCAAACACGCTCAGTGAGGAAACAGAATCTCAAGTCACGTACGCTCGCTTCTATTTTAAATGCGCGAAACATCCCAGTCTAGGAGAGAACGACGAAGCTGTACCCCTTTATCTCATCAAGCCGAACTTGAGCAACGTTCCCTGTCTGGCGTGTACGGATGTCAG AGAGACTGTGTTAGTATTCCCGTGCGAAGCTGGTCACGTAACTTGTCTCGACTGTTTCCGCGAATACTGCACAGTTCGCCTGCATGAGCGGCGATTCGAGTTCGACACCAGCGAGGGATACTACACCTTGCCGTGCCCCGCTGGATGCACCAATTCCTTTATCCGGGAAGTCCATCACTTTCATCTTCTCGATAAAGAACAG TACGAGAGGTATCAGAGATTTAGTACAGAAGAATACGTTTTACGGGCCGGTGGCCTACTGTGTCCAAGACCAAACTGTGGCATGGGCATTATACCGCCTCCTATGAAAGACGATGAGGAATGTCGAAGGATTCAGTGTATCAGTGGATGTGGT TATGTTTTCTGCAGAATTTGTTTGCAAGGATTTCATCTAGGAGAATGTGAATTGTCGACGTCAGAACCGTCCACAAGTGTCTTTTCTTCCAAGCATTATTCAGTGGACCCACTGAAAGCTGATGAA GCTAAATGGGACGAGGCTACTAAACGGACAATACAGGTATCTACAAAACCTTGTCCTAAATGTAGAACTCCGACTGAAAAAGCTG GTGGTTGCATGCACATGGTTTGTACAAGAGCAGGATGCGATTATCAGTGGTGCTGGGTATGTCAAACAGGATGGACTAGAGAATGCATGGGTAATCATTGGTTTGCGTAA
- the LOC105278441 gene encoding pyruvate dehydrogenase phosphatase regulatory subunit, mitochondrial, producing the protein MWKRSGLLYGRCIAQGRTVLSNNYETADVAAKSTNAATAIEDLEHVLPREARVVICGGGVMGGAVAYHLSLMGLGLETVLVESGRLGGGTTWHASGLVGAFKPSLTQVKLAQDSIALYKELEKKGLSTGWKQCGSLSLARTRDRMTSFRRMKAQSVSRDIECHLVSPEEIQNLCPLLHVDDLIGGLWIPGDGVGDTYQICRALIQEAQQKGVTVIENCAVTKVINQNGQIKAVETTRGTIECQHFVNCAGFWARNVGKLSEPYVKVPLHPVEHYYLHTKPIADLDPMIPVIRDLDGYIYFRENNGRLLAGGFEPVAKPAFEDGVIPENTDKRFLPEDWDHFHILLEQMLLRIPSMGNAVLERLCNGPEAFSPDCRWIVGEAPEIRNYYIAAGMKTVGISAAGGVGRATAELILNGSTSLDMYELDVSRFLGLHNNRKFLRDRVREVPGMHYALQYPHLEFKTGRNLRMSPIYPKLRDAGAVFGQVMGYERPSWFQPDDDYDLPEFPDGFQRYKIAYTNTFGKPPWFDAVAHEYAACREAIGLSDYSSFTKIDLWSNDTEVVDLLQYLCSNDVDVPVGSIIHTGMQNHHGGYENDCSLARIAPNHYMMIAPTIQQTRCKDWIHRHLPADGSVAVSDVTSAYTAICIMGPATRQLLTELTDIDLNPKNFPFFTFKELDVGLANGIRTMNLTHTGELGYVLYIPNEFALHVYTRLIDAGAKYGVKHAGYYATRALRVEKFYAFWGQDLDTFTTPLECGRSWRVKFDKEVDFIGRDALLRQREQGVKRKYVQLLLNDHELEFDTWCWGGEPIYRNGQYCGMTTTTGYGFTFKKQVCLGFVQNFDKNGQPQEVTNEYILSGDYEVNVAGIMYPAKCHLHSPNLPTKFPDKERDAYHATRDQQPL; encoded by the exons ATGTGGAAGCGATCCGGACTGTTGTATGGTAGGTGTATAGCACAAGGGAGAACAGTTCTCTCCAACAATTATGAAACTGCGGACGTTGCCGCGAAATCCACCAATGCAGCAACAGCAATCGAAGATTTGGAGCATGTGCTTCCCAGGGAAGCGCGGGTTGTCATATGCGGAGGTGGAGTTATGGGGGGTGCCGTGGCGTATCACTTGTCTCTCATGGGATTGGGACTGGAAACTGTTCTGGTAGAAAGTGGCAG ATTAGGGGGTGGAACAACGTGGCACGCGTCAGGATTAGTAGGAGCTTTCAAGCCTAGTCTGACACAAGTGAAACTCGCCCAAGATAGCATCGCTCTCTACAAGGAATTGGAAAAAAAGGGCCTGTCAACGGGCTGGAAGCAATGCGGCAGTCTTTCCTTGGCACGAACGAGAGATCGTATGACTTCCTTCAGGCGAATGAAGGCACAATCTGT CTCACGAGATATTGAGTGCCACTTGGTTTCACCAGAAGAAATTCAGAATCTGTGTCCGTTGCTGCACGTTGACGATCTCATCGGAGGATTATGGATTCCAGGAGACGGCGTCGGCGATACATATCAGATCTGTCGAGCTCTGATCCAAGAGGCGCAGCAGAAAG GTGTCACAGTGATCGAAAATTGTGCGGTTACGAAAGTGATTAATCAGAATGGCCAGATAAAAGCGGTGGAGACCACGCGCGGTACCATTGAATGCCAGCATTTTGTGAATTGTGCTGGATTTTGGGCACGAAACGTGGGTAAACTCAGTGAGCCATACGTAAAG GTGCCACTTCATCCAGtagaacattattatttacatactaAACCTATTGCTGATTTAGATCCGATGATACCTGTTATACGCGACTTGGACGGGTACATCTATTTTCGAGAAAACAACGGCCGACTGTTAGCCGGTGGTTTTGAGCCGGTTGCAAAACCAGCATTCGAGGATGGTGTAATTCCTG AGAACACAGATAAGCGATTTTTGCCAGAGGATTGGGATCACTTTCACATCTTGCTGGAGCAGATGTTGCTTAGGATTCCAAGCATGGGGAACGCAGTCCTAGAGAGGCTCTGCAATGGGCCCGAGGCGTTCTCGCCTGACTGCAGGTGGATCGTGGGAGAAGCTCCAGAAATACGTAATTACTACATCGCGGCTGGAATGAAAACG GTCGGAATATCCGCTGCCGGCGGAGTTGGTCGCGCAACGGCGGAATTGATACTTAATGGCTCGACTTCACTAGATATGTACGAGTTAGACGTCTCGCGTTTTCTCGGGCTGCACAACAATCGCAAATTCCTGCGTGACCGAGTACGAGAGGTGCCCGGTATGCACTATGCGCTGCAGTACCCGCATCTCGAGTTCAAGACCGGCAGAAATCTGAGAATGTCGCCGATCTATCCGAAACTCAGGGATGCAGGTGCGGTTTTTGGACAGGTCATGGGTTACGAGAGACCGTCCTGGTTCCAGCCAGATGACGACTATG ACCTTCCAGAATTTCCCGATGGCTTTCAAAGGTACAAAATAGCTTACACGAATACCTTCGGCAAGCCACCTTGGTTCGATGCAGTTGCGCATGAGTATGCTGCTTGTAGAGAAGCAATCGGCTTGAGTGATTATTCTTCGTTTACGAAAATCGATTTATGG TCAAACGACACAGAAGTTGTGGATTTACTGCAGTATTTGTGCTcgaacgacgtggacgtgcCCGTAGGAAGCATCATCCATACCGGTATGCAGAATCATCACGGTGGTTACGAGAACGACTGCAGCCTGGCACGAATTGCGCCGAATCA TTACATGATGATCGCCCCGACTATCCAACAAACGCGTTGCAAGGACTGGATTCATCGTCACTTGCCTGCGGACGGTTCTGTTGCCGTGTCCGACGTCACATCGGCGTACACTGCAATTTGCATAATGGGACCCGCCACCAGACAACTGTTAACTGAATTGACGGACATAGATCTAAATCCAAAGAACTTTCCGTTCTTCACGTTCAAA gagTTAGATGTCGGGCTTGCTAATGGCATCCGTACGATGAACTTGACGCACACTGGAGAACTTGGCTACGTTCTGTATATTCCAAATGAG TTTGCGTTGCACGTTTACACGAGGCTGATAGACGCTGGAGCAAAATACGGGGTGAAACACGCCGGCTATTATGCGACAAGAGCTCTGCGTGTTGAGAAGTTTTACGCATTCTGGGGTCAAGACCTGGACACTTTTACTACTCCTCTGGAATGCGGAAGATCATGGAGAGTGAAGTTTGAT AAGGAAGTTGACTTCATCGGCAGGGACGCTCTTCTGAGACAGCGTGAGCAAGGAGTCAAACGCAAGTACGTTCAGCTGTTGCTGAACGATCACGAGCTCGAGTTTGATACTTGGTGCTGGGGTGGCGAGCCGATTTATCGAAACGGACAATATTGCGGAATGACAACGACTACCGGTTACGGATTTACGTTCAAGAAACAG GTGTGTCTTGGATTTGTGCAAAACTTCGATAAGAACGGTCAGCCGCAAGAGGTGACGAACGAGTACATATTGTCGGGCGACTACGAAGTGAACGTCGCAGGCATTATGTATCCGGCAAAGTGCCATTTACACAGTCCGAATTTACCGACCAAGTTCCCcgataaagagagagacgcgtaTCATGCTACACGCGATCAGCAACCTTTATAA
- the LOC105278438 gene encoding uncharacterized protein LOC105278438, with protein MTSSEPVENPQESEKSLDDIDVGIDVDGRKPSIFTLYAKIFRLLLAVQTPNFSLLSDELRDRELEKLILPSNEEWRQRVYQWLVEFQREKDAETEDERMDEESTQHAGRKDSQDWEWCPEKREDLPKGRKESQDIAISLNAVSETGGSMTEVCIEPGWRINDILLAARVLQNTQPSPDYANEAEMRRVFGLVYDVLRYKNILNRALEDGRFWYQNGHLKQRERVVWLLLYDMQGRKFARQRDCEALEIREKMFKAVGLKDIEDALLNAKTHLAASISRLRIGGSALNLDQLLPTHLRIAEGISWADEGAIASGWINTIRIASKNEFARSMSKLKFRHCDDVKAEELNENDYVFDPICPKIINLHDRAREKLAVSDLVRDHRFVFLERSLCLGAATLAQAIRVARLCGPVILTHSIAPRHTGYLAGLLADIEDVGRLLAFGAGDRRCEYEAYLETLGVTLQQCRVFSEKYSSPPPSVELERATIVLATPPCSYTGVRDIVDLAVARGGDTSLLESLTSDMAGEIKQPRTLLAEQFSTLKYALTRPNIQFLIYEVHTILPSETTEMIRQVVDYANQIATEKYIHEHPIKKRTPKDSSGKIPKMVKTSAGKQEHSREQQENQPEEEDDETSIVTSEIVIPDSDLFEVGSIDEIYGDDNERTLDPGCFIAIIKRKEMMQFNSLFMIKVAESKGLFGDSDKECPSPKEEVEVQQPTKVVQKSQISRKFVKRVKIEIDRLAAPTHSSISRTSSKCELCPRHGRYIVRDEKLLSMQISETRKQDARRWWRDAITVVVHSEGSGIARNFRAIRSDPLTQKLLFPFHVKKISLSKRRSRNSSDDEFVQNSI; from the exons ATGACAAGCAGCGAGCCGGTAGAAAATCCGCAGGAATCGGAGAAGTCTCTCGACGACATTGACGTTGGCATTGACGTCGATGGCCGTAAACCCAGCATATTCACCCTGTACGCGAAAATATTCCGATTGCTTCTCGCAGTGCAGACACCGAATTTCAGTCTTCTCAGCGATGAATTACGTGACAGAGAACTTGAAAAATTGATACTGCCGAGCAACGAGGAATGGCGTCAGCGGGTTTATCAGTGGCTCGTGGAATTCCAGAGAGAAAAGGATGCTGAAACCGAAGACGAAAG GATGGATGAGGAGTCTACGCAACATGCGGGTCGTAAAGATTCACAGGACTGGGAATGGTGTcccgaaaagagagaagaccttccgaagggaagaaaagagagTCAGGACATCGCCATCTCCTTAAACGCCGTATCGGAGACTGGCGGTTCCATGACGGAGGTTTGCATAGAGCCGGGTTGGCGTATTAACGACATTCTCTTGGCGGCCAGAGTCCTGCAAAACACGCAGCCTTCCCCAGATTATGCCAACGAGGCTGAGATGAGACGTGTTTTCGGTCTGGTTTACGATGTTCTCAGAT ACAAGAATATCCTGAATCGTGCTCTCGAAGACGGAAGATTTTGGTATCAAAATGGTCACCTGaaacagagggagagagtagTCTGGTTATTATTGTACGACATGCAAGGAAGGAAATTCGCACGTCAGCGCGACTGCGAGGCACTCGAGATTCGAGAGAAGATGTTCAAG GCTGTCGGGCTGAAAGATATCGAGGACGCTCTTCTGAACGCGAAGACACACTTGGCGGCAAGCATCTCGCGTCTCCGTATCGGCGGCTCGGCGCTCAATCTCG ATCAGCTTCTTCCCACGCATCTGCGTATCGCCGAGGGAATAAGTTGGGCTGACGAAGGCGCGATCGCTTCCGGATGGATCAACACCATCAGAATAGCTAGTAAGAATGAGTTCGCGAGGAGCATGTCGAAGCTGAAATTCAGGCACTGCGATGACGTTAAAGCCGAGGAACTCAACGAGAATGATTATGTCTTCGATCCAATTTGCCCCAAAATCATAAATTTGCATGATAGGGCACGAGAGAAGCTCGCGGTGTCCGACTTGGTTCGCGATCATCGATTCGTCTTTCTG GAAAGATCCCTGTGCCTCGGAGCGGCCACGCTGGCGCAGGCGATACGCGTCGCACGTCTTTGCGGTCCTGTGATCCTCACGCACTCGATCGCCCCTCGCCATACAGGCTACCTGGCCGGGTTGCTGGCGGATATCGAAGACGTCGGAAGGCTGCTGGCTTTCGGAGCCGGAGACCGCCGTTGCGAGTACGAGGCCTACCTGGAGACTTTGGGTGTTACTCTGCAGCAGTGCCGAGTGTTCTCGGAGAA atATTCATCGCCACCACCCTCTGTCGAATTGGAAAGAGCAACGATAGTTCTAGCGACACCCCCGTGCAGCTACACCGGTGTCAGGGACATCGTCGACCTCGCCGTCGCACGTGGCGGTGACACCAGTTTGCTGGAATCGCTGACCAGCGACATGGCAGGCGAAATAAAACAACCCCGTACCCTCTTAGCCGAGCAATTCTCCACGCTGAAATACGCGCTGACCAGACCGAACATACAGTTCCTGATATACGAGGTGCACACGATCCTGCCTTCCGAGACCACAGAGATGATCCGACAGGTCGTCGATTACGCGAATCAGATAGCCACGGAGAAGTACATCCACGAGCATCCT ATAAAGAAAAGAACTCCGAAAGATAGCAGTGGCAAAATCCCGAAGATGGTGAAAACTAGCGCAGGTAAACAGGAGCATTCGAGGGAGCAGCAGGAGAATCAACCGGAAGAAGAGGACGATGAAACATCGATAGTGACGAGCGAAATCGTT ATTCCTGACAGTGATTTGTTCGAAGTCGGAAGTATCGATGAGATTTACGGTGACGACAACGAGCGGACGTTGGATCCGGGCTGTTTCATCGCCATAATCAAACGGAAGGAAATGATGCAATTCAATTCGCTTTTCATGATCAAAGTCGCGGAGTCGAAGGGATTGTTCGGCGATTCTGACAAGGAATGTCCGAGTCCGAAAGAGGAGGTCGAAGTGCAACAACCCACAAAAGTGGTGCAAAAGTCACAAATAAGTCGCAAATTTGTCAAGCGAGTCAAA ATTGAGATAGATCGCTTAGCGGCGCCCACGCACTCCTCGATATCGCGGACCTCCAGCAAATGTGAACTGTGTCCTCGTCACGGCCGCTACATCGTGAGGGATGAGAAGCTGCTGTCGATGCAGATAAGTGAAACACGGAAACAAGATGCTCGGCGATGGTGGCGGGATGCAATCACGGTCGTCGTGCACTCGGAAGGATCTGGCATCGCGCGCAACTTTCGTGCGATACGCTCGGACCCGCTGACGCAGAAACTACTCTTTCCATTCCACGTGAAGAAGATCTCGTTGTCGAAACGCCGTTCCCGCAATTCGTCCGACGACGAATTTGTTCAGAATTCGATTTAA
- the LOC105278439 gene encoding pyruvate dehydrogenase E1 component subunit alpha, mitochondrial-like, with product MYAIWTQSRLLLNRYGVKTRCNLLAHRRGIAKEAVVETKYDLYRLDKGPSEKATLTVDDATYALKMMNYVRRMENKAAELYRERLINGFLHLYAGQEAVAVGLRMAISEPDTVITAYRCHGFAVVFDAPVRSVLGELMGRKTGPAKGKGGSMHMYAPRFYGGDGIVGGQVPIGTGIALAHKYKGTGGVSITLYGDGAVSQGQVYEAWNMAKLWNLPVVYICENNRYGMGTAVHRHSANTKLYTRGDLIPGIKADGMKVVDVREAVRFGRDYALRNGPIVIEITTYRYYGHSMSDPGVGYRSRKEIKTVKAEQDPIMLFNKLVLEKGLMTEKDVQAIRDSAYKKVDQEMKQAKADEWPDMSEIATNIYVKPLEKVRGKVPWEIY from the exons ATGTATGCAATTTGGACGCAATCCAGATTATTACTTAATCGCTACGGCGTGAAAACGCGATGCAATTTACTAGCGCATCGTCGTGGTATTGCGAAAGAAGCCGTGGTAGAAACG AAGTACGATTTGTACCGCCTTGACAAAGGGCCGTCTGAAAAAGCGACATTAACCGTGGACGATGCGACGTACGCCCTGAAGATGATGAACTACGTGCGTCGAATGGAAAACAAAGCCGCGGAGCTCTACAGAGAGCGGCTCATCAACGGTTTCCTGCACTTATACGCCGGTCAG GAGGCCGTGGCCGTAGGCCTGAGGATGGCCATAAGCGAGCCAGACACCGTCATCACGGCGTACAGGTGCCACGGCTTCGCCGTCGTATTCGACGCCCCGGTTCGCTCGGTCCTTGGGGAACTCATGGGCCGCAAAACGGGCCCGGCCAAGGGCAAAGGCGGCTCTATGCACATGTACGCACCCCGATTCTACGGTGGCGACGGTATCGTCGGCGGACAG GTACCGATCGGCACCGGTATTGCTCTGGCGCACAAGTACAAGGGCACGGGCGGCGTGTCCATCACGTTGTACGGGGATGGCGCGGTATCGCAGGGCCAGGTCTACGAGGCGTGGAACATGGCGAAACTGTGGAACCTGCCGGTGGTGTACATCTGCGAGAACAACAGGTACGGCATGGGCACGGCCGTGCACCGGCACTCCGCCAACACCAAGCTGTACACGCGCGGAGACCTCATACCGGGGATAAAG GCTGACGGAATGAAGGTGGTGGATGTGCGAGAGGCCGTACGCTTTGGTCGAGATTACGCGCTCAGAAACGGCCCGATCGTGATTGAGATCACGACCTATCGTTACTATGGACACAGCATGAGCGATCCCGGGGTCGGGTATCGAAGTCGAAAGGAGATTAAGACGGTTAAAGCGGAACAAGATCCAATTATGCTATTTAACAAGCTCGTCTTGGAGAAAGGACTGATGACCGAGAAAGATGTCCAG GCGATACGAGATTCAGCCTACAAAAAGGTCGATCAGGAAATGAAGCAAGCCAAGGCCGACGAGTGGCCAGATATGTCGGAAATCGCGACCAACATTTACGTCAAACCATTGGAAAAAGTTCGTGGTAAAGTCCCTTGGGAAATATATTAG
- the LOC105278437 gene encoding beta-parvin: MASPRPKSPRTPISTKKEEKEESFWDKIGTLGRKKRIKEVQDVQEEGKYAIDSPGYAANPDMPPEEYALDENEERSMIEPKSLEDPKLQELISVLIEWINDELADQRIIVKDIVEDLYDGQVLQKLLEKLTGEKLDVPEVTQSEEGQKQKLAVVLSAANRVLGRYPPYKWSVESVHSKNIVAILHLLVGLARLFRAPVRLPERVTVQVVVVRKKDGQLIHRTVREELTTTYDDLGMRCERDAFDTLFDHAPDKLAVVKKSLVTFVNKHLSKVHLEVTDLDTQFHDGVFLTLLLGLLEGFFVPLGSFHLTPKTIDQKVHNVSFAFDIMRDIGLPKPKARPEDIVNLDLKSTLRVLYNLFTKYKGIN, translated from the exons ATGGCGTCTCCTCGGCCGAAGTCGCCTCGAACTCCAATTTCTacgaagaaagaggagaaagaagagagctTTTGGGATAAAATTGGAACGCTCGGACGGAAGAAGCGCATTAAGGAAG TGCAAGATGTACAGGAAgaaggaaaatacgcaatcgATTCGCCTGGATATGCTGCCAATCCTGACATGCCACCAGAGGAGTACGCTCTCGACGAGAACGAGGAGCGTTCCATGATAGAGCCAAAGTCCCTCGAGGATCCGAAGCTACAAGAATTGATATCCGTGCTAATCGAGTGGATTAACGACGAGTTGGCTGATCAGCGAATCATCGTGAAGGACATCGTAGAAGATCTTTACGATGGACAAGTGTTACAGAAGCTCTTAG AAAAACTGACCGGGGAGAAATTGGACGTGCCTGAGGTGACGCAGTCCGAGGAGGGCCAGAAGCAGAAGCTGGCCGTTGTCCTGTCCGCCGCTAATCGAGTGCTGGGCCGGTATCCGCCTTACAAGTGGAGCGTCGAGTCCGTGCACTCGAAGAACATCGTTGCGATCCTGCACCTGCTGGTTGGCCTGGCCCGTCTGTTCCGCGCTCCCGTCAGACTGCCGGAGAGAGTCACCGTTCAAGTGGTAGTAGTGCGCAAGAAGGACGGCCAGCTGATACACCGAACAGTCAGGGAAGAACTGACGACGACGTACGATGATCTGGGCATGCGCTGCGAACGCGACGCGTTCGACACCCTCTTCGATCACGCGCCGGACAAATTGGCTGTCGTGAAGAAG TCTCTGGTAACGTTCGTGAACAAGCACCTAAGCAAAGTACACTTGGAAGTGACTGATCTCGACACTCAATTCCACGACGGCGTCTTCCTGACCTTGCTGCTCGGTCTCTTAGAAGGCTTCTTCGTTCCGCTAGGTAGCTTTCACTTGACGCCAAAGACGATCGACCAGAAAGTCCACAATGTCTCGTTCGCGTTTGACATTATGCGGGATATCGGGCTACCGAAACCGAAAGCTCGTCCCGAAG ATATCGTAAATTTGGATCTGAAGTCTACGCTTCGCGTGTTGTACAATCTCTTTACCAAGTACAAGggaataaattaa